Proteins from a single region of Neomonachus schauinslandi chromosome 10, ASM220157v2, whole genome shotgun sequence:
- the PROCR gene encoding endothelial protein C receptor, which produces MLTTLLLLLRLLLLPGWAFCSQEASDGPWNLHMLQISYFRDPYQVWHRGNASLGGLMTHVLEGQGTNVTILQLQPLEAPESWAHTEDRLKTYLKEFQMMVQLVHHERHLTFPLTVRCFLGCELPPEGSPAQVFFEVTVNGSSFANFQPETALWVAGPQAPSKVVTYTLYQLNSYNRTRYELREFLQDTCVQYLQEYITSKNSKGSQTGRSYTSLVLGVLVGSFIIAGVAVGIFLCTGGRRC; this is translated from the exons ATGTTGACAACATTGCTGCTACTTCTGCGTCTGCTGCTCCTGCCGGGCTGGGCCTTTTGTAGCCAGGAAGCCTCTGATG GCCCTTGGAACCTCCACATGCTCCAGATCTCCTACTTCCGTGACCCCTATCAAGTGTGGCACCGGGGCAACGCGTCGCTGGGAGGACTAATGACGCACGTGCTGGAAGGCCAGGGCACCAACGTCACGATCCTCCAGCTGCAGCCCTTGGAGGCGCCCGAGAGCTGGGCGCACACAGAGGACCGTCTGAAGACCTACCTGAAAGAGTTCCAAATGATGGTGCAGCTTGTGCACCATGAGCGGCACTTGACCT TTCCTCTGACCGTTCGCTGCTTCCTGGGCTGTGAGCTGCCTCCTGAGGGCTCTCCAGCCCAAGTCTTCTTCGAAGTGACTGTGAACGGGAGTTCCTTTGCGAATTTCCAGCCAGAGACAGCCTTATGGGTAGCAGGGCCCCAGGCACCCTCCAAGGTGGTCACCTACACTCTGTATCAGCTCAACTCCTACAATCGTACTCGGTACGAACTGCGAGAATTCCTGCAGGACACCTGTGTGCAGTACCTGCAGGAATATATCACTTCGAAAAACTCAAAAG GGAGCCAAACAGGCCGTTCCTACACTTCACTGGTCCTGGGTGTCCTGGTGGGCAGTTTCATCATCGCTGGTGTGGCTGTAGGCATCTTCCTCTGCACAGGTGGACGGCGGTGTTGA